The following proteins are encoded in a genomic region of Nicotiana sylvestris chromosome 4, ASM39365v2, whole genome shotgun sequence:
- the LOC104220032 gene encoding uncharacterized protein translates to MEQCLVESYSWMAGACTPSSAGRGATWGGGSDNSADPQSFLDGTLKALRALGCSSERAVELAAYKLEDMANTWYETLVIYAPYLVPTEEARVQRFVDGLVGRLYTAIAPQMKTLSYSDIVDLARKIENKGRDEYAASDLRKKAKIEGTFSGGFNENRRAGNQGQKQQQQQSSQTGTHIYMPLLQSARPVVDHLGQCHVLIGECFWCGQLGHHLRDCPQPPRNFNQASIQSTALTQATRNTSGATSIGNRVRGAGDRTTDAQASNVVVTGILSVCSFDALALIDPGSTHSYVSSYFSLRFSRQPEPLNDPFLVATHVGESLLAKYVYRACQIRVEGRDTLADLIVLDMIDFDMLMGMNWLSSCYAIVDCHAKIVKFEIPNEPSFILRGSQVPEICKVVSFMKAQRLMKKGCLGLLDIVNDTRKETVRIENVRVVREFSNVFPEDLPGLPPVREINFGIDLLLDIEPIPIELRELKQQLQDLLDKGFIGPSVSP, encoded by the exons ATGGAgcaatgtttagtagagtcttattcATGG ATGGCTGGGGCATGCACACCCTCATCTGCTGGACGTGGTGCTACCTGGGGTGGAG GTTCTGATAATTCAGCAGATCCTCAAAGTTTCTTGGATGGGACACTCAAGGCATTACGTGCTCTAGGATGTTCTAGCGAGAGAGCTGTGGAGCTCGCAGCATACAAACTAGAGGATATGGCCAACACATGGTATGAAACT CTGGTTATATATGCTCCTTACTTAGTGCCTACCGAAGAAGCTCGAGttcagaggtttgttgatggattgGTTGGCCGTCTATACACTGCAATAGCCCCACAGATGAAGACTTTATCCTACTCTGATATAGTCGACCTTGCTAGAAAGATTGAAAACAAGGGACGTGATGAATATGCAGCTAGTGATTTACGTAAGAAGGCCAAGATAGAAGGGACTTTTAGTGGCGGTTTCAATGAAAATAGAAGAGCAGGAAATCAGggacaaaaacaacaacaacaacagagtTCTCAGACAGGGACACATAT ATATATGCCACTACTCCAGTCTGCCAGACCTGTGGTAGATCATTTGGGCCAATGTCATGTTCTAATTGGAGAGTGTTTTTGGTGTGGCCAGTTGGGACATCACTTGAGGGATTGCCCTCAGCCTCCGAGAAATTTCAACCAGGCTTCTATTCAGTCAACTGCACTGACTCAGGCTACTCGTAATACTTCAGGTGCTACAAGTATAGGAAATAGAGTTCGAGGTGCTGGAGACCGTACTACT GATGCTCAGGCCTCGAATGTAGTGGTTACAGGTATTCTTTCTGTCTGTTCATTTGATGCacttgcgttgattgatccgggatctactcaCTCTTATGTGTCCTCGTACTTTTCTTTGAGATTTAGTAGACAGCCTGAGCCATTGAATGATCCTTTTCTAGTTGCTACTCATGTTGGAGAGTCTCTATTAGCTAAATACGTGTATCGTGCTTGTCAGATTCGGGTTGAAGGTAGAGATACTCTAGCTGACCTTATTgtacttgatatgattgactttgacATGCTGATGGGAATGAATTGGTTATCTTCTTGCTATGCGATAGTCGATTGTCATGCAAAGATAGTTAAGTTTGAGATACCAAATGAACCCAGTTTTATTCTAAGAGGGAGTCAGGTTCCAGAGATTTGCAAAGTTGTATCTTTTATGAAAGCTCAACGACTTATGAAGAAAGGTTGCTTGGGTCTCTTAGATATTGTAAATGACACAAGAAAGGAAACAGTTCGTATCGAAAATGTACGAGTAGTGAGAGAATTCTCTAATGTATTTCCTGAGGATTTACCAGGATTACCTCCAGTACGAGAAATaaactttggtattgatttgctgCTTGACATAGAGCCCATACCAATAGAGTTGAGGGAGTTAAAGCAACAGTTACAGGACTTgttagataagggttttattGGACCTAGTGTATCACCATAG